One window of the Camelus ferus isolate YT-003-E chromosome 12, BCGSAC_Cfer_1.0, whole genome shotgun sequence genome contains the following:
- the LOC116667547 gene encoding collagen alpha-1(I) chain-like isoform X1, with protein MRAKNSLWERGRGEGVGEVTKRKGSRRRGCGSAAAVLGELGPRGGGGRRGLRGPGGPGPRWAGTRPRRPADGQRPSGAPGAPVCASVASSVKRNPTAEGGLYSQRRPPGISCKTGTWSVCAGQPVTTADRGRGSHPGPADGTCSTGGETRTPGTHRAPSSFGCAPPASSHHCCAGSWRCKDSTRRVQRSHLSRPNVVLLGAQPLTSGKRAMGGPGPLCHVHVLAMSLAPPRPLPFLWVVAGPLHGPTPNGALRPGRGQEVSVLGSTCPPEAQGQLGEGRGERGRDPWEEAEENRRRGWGRGRKAAGRTERSGEGEVSARRH; from the exons ATGCGAGCAAAGAACTCCCTCTGGGAGAGGGGCCGGGGTGAGGGCGTGGGGGAGGTGACGAAAAGGAAGGGCTCTCGGAGGCGAGGCTGCGGAAGTGCGGCCGCGGTTCTGGGGGAGCTGGGGCCgcggggaggaggcgggaggcGTGGGCTTCGGGGCCCCGGGGGGCCAGGGCCCCGCTGGGCGGGGACACGCCCCAGGCGGCCCGCGGACGGCCAAAGGCCGAGCGGAGCCCCTGGAGcccctgtctgtgcctcagtcgCCTCGTCTGTAAAACGGAACCCGACTGCCGAGGG TGGGCTTTACAGCCAGCGCCGCCCCCCGGGCATCAGCTGCAAGACAGGGACCTGGTCTGTCTGCGCAGGGCAGCCTGTGACCACCGCTGACCGTGGTCGGGGCTCACACCCTGGACCGGCTGACGGCACGTGTTCAACAGGAGGAGAGACCCGCACTCCTGGCACACACAGGGCTCCCTCGTCCTTTGGATGTGCCCCTCCTGCCTCAAGCCACCACTGCTGCGCTGGAAGTTGGAGATGCAAGGATTCCACCAGGAGGGTGCAGCGCTCACACCTTTCCAGGCCAAACGTCGTGctcctgggagcccagccccTGACAAGTGGGAAGAGAGCCATGGGTGGCCCGGGACCACTGTGTCACGTCCACGTCCTCGCCATGTCTCTGGCTCCCCCACgacccctgcccttcctctgggTGGTGGCTGGTCCCCTCCATGGTCCAACTCCCAATGGGGCCCTGCGCCCTGGCAGAGGGCAAGAAGTGAGTGTGCTCGGTTCCACGTGCCCCCCAGAGGCTCAGGGccagctgggagaagggagaggggagaggggcagggacccctgggaagaagcagaagaaaacagaaggcgaggctgggggagggggaggaaagcagCTGGAAGGACAGAGCGCTCCGGAGAGGGAGAGGTGAGCGCGAGGAGGCACTGA